The segment ACCCTCACGAAGATCACTCTTCCCAGGATTTTAAGTCCTGTGCGTCTGCCGATTCCGCCACCCCGGCTAATTTGGAGCGGAAGACGGGATTCGAACCCGCGACCCCCACCTTGGCAAGGTGGTGTTCTACCACTGAACTACTTCCGCAAATGCGGGTGAAGGGACTTGAACCCCCACGTCATAAAGACACTAGATCCTAAGTCTAGCGCGTCTGCCAATTCCGCCACACCCGCATATTAAATTGAATGGTGAGCCATGAAGGACTCGAACCTTCGACCCTCTGATTAAAAGTCAGATGCTCTACCGACTGAGCTAATGGCTCTAAGTGGTGCCGACGAGAGGACTTGAACCCCCAACCTACTGATTACAAGTCAGTTGCTCTACCAGTTGAGCTACATCGGCATGTTGTTTTTTTAAGCGACACAAGAATCAATTATACGCGTTCTTGTTTTTTTTGTCAACACTTCTTTTGAAAAGTAAATGGTGGAGGATGACGGGATCGAACCGCCGACCCCTTGCTTGTAAGGCAAGTGCTCTCCCAGCTGAGCTAATCCTCCATGGCGTGGCAACGTCCTACTCTCACAGGGGGACAGCCCCCAACTACCATCGGCGCTGAGAAGCTTAACTTCCGTGTTCGGGATGGGAACGGGTGTGACCTTCTCGCCATTGTTACCACACTATTTTGTTGCTGTCTCGTTTAATGAGACAAGTATTATTATAATAGGTTTCAGCAATTTTGCAAGTGCTTTTTTTATTTTTTTTCAAAAGCACTTTTGCTTGAAAACCATTGCTGCGAAAGCAACGAAATATAATATAACATGGATATTCGTTCAATGCAACACCTGATTTTCAGACTTTAGCGCATTAAATATTTTCAGTGCTGTGATAATAGGAATTATAAGTGTTCTCCCCTATATTTTTCTCTGTAAATCCTTAATATCCTTCCACCCATAAGCAATTTCCTCATGCTTTTTTTCCCCAATTTGAATCCACTCACGATCCAATTCAATGGGATAGAAGCCCTCATAAAATGCCTTAGATGGGTTTTCTGACAATACCCAAACCAGCAAACTATTATAACCATTGTCCATTAAGTAACGAACCCCATGATTTAATAAAGCACGTCCAATGCCCTTTCGATGGTATTTCTTCAAAATATAAATAGCTGTTAGTTCTCCTCCGACAGAATACTTCCCTGTTCTTTCTTTACCAAAATGAGCAAAGCCTATAATTTTCTCATCACTATTAACGGCTACTATAGTTTGTCCATTGTTCTTCTCTTGTTCATGTACAATATGCATCCATTGCTTTATTTTTTGTTCCATATTCAGAGAGCTCAGTACCCCATCGGATATAATTCCTTTATACGTTTCCTTCCACGCTTGAATATGGACAGAAGCTATTCCCTCTATATCATCTATTGTTGCTTCTCGAATTCTCATACTACATTCTCCTCTTGCTTAGAATTATGAACTACCTTCTTTTTCTTATTATTAAGTAAAAACGCAGTAATACCTAAGATTACAATCAATCCACCTAAAACTTGAGTGATTACGACAGTTTCTCCTAATATATAGAACGCGAGTATCGTAGCTCCTACGGGCTCAAAAAGTATGGCTACAGAGATGATAGACGTACTTACCCATTTAATAGACCAGTTAAAAAGGGT is part of the Bacillus carboniphilus genome and harbors:
- a CDS encoding GNAT family N-acetyltransferase, with product MRIREATIDDIEGIASVHIQAWKETYKGIISDGVLSSLNMEQKIKQWMHIVHEQEKNNGQTIVAVNSDEKIIGFAHFGKERTGKYSVGGELTAIYILKKYHRKGIGRALLNHGVRYLMDNGYNSLLVWVLSENPSKAFYEGFYPIELDREWIQIGEKKHEEIAYGWKDIKDLQRKI